The following coding sequences are from one Saprospiraceae bacterium window:
- a CDS encoding TonB-dependent receptor yields MMKKFVLVLFIQLLAIGIYAQTSLSGKVKDKESGEDLITASVSVEKNGVFITGTVTDIDGNFSVNLDPGTYTVIVKMLGYGDQQINNVIVKAGKANPIEVLLSSDTKTLGVIEIVEQKVPLIEQDNTTQGSTLTSEQIQNLPVKSIIGIVAASAGTSSVDGGDASIRGSRTDGTVFYLDGIRYTGRNIPTSEIEQLQVITGGIEAQYGDVTGGIVSSTTKGPSSKISGGLEAETSQYLDPYGYNLISGNLSGPIWKKTIASKNLTRTILGYRLAGQYNYQKDDDPPAYGVYRAKEATINRLISDPTYIFHGSKTTNGLFLKEGEDVEKIKYNPNEENKAVDFSAKLDFRPTEQIDFSITGIFADVKNRFTPDVNTESDGIGTTVGNGSWTLLNWTRNPYRNTQTYRGLVRFRHRLGRTNTGAEEGKKPSSLQNAYYTLQAGYENIRQSEEDLIHKDNFFNYGYVGSFDRQWDPVFDFQSGDHVGFVPLVRGFTPSNINPALSNYNKLLPAVEDQGVLEAYTAFNGAVSNSNNTIWSGIHTQVGSVYNNYVKSDDEILTLQLTSGFDFLPKGRSNTRHNIQFGGLVEQRIDRGYTLRPFELWKIGRLYTNNHIVGVDTSLIDYYDSTGRPIYKGLITESPDSRFNKSVRRVLYPNANQDSLLRKYVNLDGLTPDQLSLDMFSSRELTDQSLVGYRGYDYLGNKLSRNVKFDDFFKVNADGTRDYKVAANAPVYAAGYVQDKFSYKDIIFRAGIRVDYYDANTKVIKDQYSLYDILGAKVFHAKEGTVKPGTIGDDFKVYLSKEGSSDVKAYRDGDQWYFPNGAKANSSSLIYGENNNVTPAYFQPADSLRTIRGSYFKPENSFEDYTPQINLMPRLAFSFPISDDANFFAHYDILVQRPTSNSFVSPLDYFYWDISGRTPADNGRLKPSKTVDYEVGFQQKITNSSAIKLSAYYKELRDMIQRTTLSKVAGVGTYDTYGNLDFGTVKGFNFSYDLRRVVNFSFNAAYTLQFADGTGSDPNSQRGLTGKGINIRNIFPFNFDERHRFAFTFDYRYDEGKKYNGPRLFGKNIFANAGINLQLITASGRPYSPGTTITRFGGEGYLGAINGARYPWNYNIDIRADKNFSLTKEGSKNPLSLNIYLRVQNLLDTRNVIGVYRGSKSAADDGYLANTRGVNEIKSVSNIYGQDQVQYFVDSYNWRLLNPDNYTLPRRIFVGAIFNF; encoded by the coding sequence ATGATGAAAAAATTTGTACTCGTACTGTTTATTCAGCTTTTAGCGATAGGAATATATGCGCAGACGAGCTTATCAGGCAAAGTCAAAGACAAAGAATCCGGAGAAGACCTGATTACAGCTTCAGTTTCCGTTGAAAAAAACGGTGTATTTATTACCGGAACAGTTACAGACATAGATGGTAACTTCAGTGTAAATCTGGATCCGGGGACATATACAGTGATTGTAAAAATGTTGGGCTATGGAGACCAACAAATCAACAATGTTATAGTAAAAGCTGGTAAAGCCAATCCTATTGAGGTTCTTCTATCTTCTGATACGAAGACTTTGGGTGTTATTGAAATTGTCGAGCAGAAAGTACCGCTGATAGAGCAAGACAATACAACACAAGGATCAACTTTAACTTCAGAACAAATCCAAAACCTACCGGTAAAAAGCATTATCGGGATTGTCGCAGCCTCTGCCGGAACATCCAGCGTGGATGGAGGAGATGCTTCGATACGCGGGTCCAGAACAGATGGAACCGTATTTTATCTGGATGGAATTCGATATACAGGAAGAAACATACCAACTTCTGAAATTGAACAACTTCAGGTGATCACAGGAGGTATTGAAGCACAGTACGGTGACGTGACAGGCGGAATCGTGTCTTCTACTACTAAAGGCCCTTCTTCAAAGATTTCAGGCGGTCTTGAAGCAGAGACATCTCAATATCTGGATCCTTATGGATACAATTTGATCAGCGGAAATCTGAGTGGTCCAATTTGGAAAAAAACCATTGCATCCAAGAATTTGACAAGAACAATTCTGGGATACCGTCTTGCCGGGCAATACAATTATCAAAAAGACGATGATCCACCGGCTTATGGAGTGTACAGAGCGAAAGAAGCGACCATCAATAGATTGATTAGTGACCCGACCTATATATTCCATGGCTCTAAAACGACAAACGGCTTGTTTTTGAAGGAAGGTGAAGACGTTGAAAAGATTAAGTATAATCCAAACGAAGAAAACAAAGCAGTCGATTTTTCGGCGAAACTTGACTTCAGACCAACTGAGCAAATAGATTTTTCCATTACGGGAATTTTTGCGGACGTCAAAAACCGCTTTACGCCGGATGTGAATACGGAGTCCGATGGAATTGGAACTACAGTAGGTAATGGATCGTGGACATTGTTGAACTGGACCAGAAACCCATATCGCAATACACAAACTTATAGAGGTTTGGTCAGGTTCAGACATCGCCTGGGCAGGACGAATACAGGGGCTGAAGAAGGTAAAAAGCCGAGTTCTTTGCAGAATGCTTATTATACCTTACAGGCGGGATATGAAAATATTCGCCAATCAGAAGAAGACCTGATACACAAAGACAATTTCTTTAACTATGGGTATGTGGGCAGCTTTGACAGACAATGGGATCCAGTATTTGATTTCCAATCCGGTGACCACGTTGGATTTGTGCCATTAGTAAGAGGATTTACTCCGAGCAATATCAATCCAGCTTTGTCTAACTACAATAAATTGCTGCCTGCTGTTGAAGACCAAGGTGTTTTGGAAGCTTATACCGCATTCAATGGTGCGGTGAGTAACTCCAATAACACCATTTGGAGCGGGATTCATACCCAGGTAGGATCAGTTTATAATAACTACGTCAAGTCTGACGACGAAATTCTAACCTTGCAACTCACCAGTGGTTTTGACTTTTTGCCGAAGGGTCGTAGCAATACCAGACACAATATACAATTTGGGGGTCTTGTGGAACAAAGAATCGATAGAGGATATACACTTAGACCATTTGAGCTGTGGAAAATAGGCAGATTGTACACAAACAATCATATAGTTGGTGTGGATACGTCCTTGATTGACTATTATGATTCTACGGGTCGACCTATTTATAAAGGCTTAATCACGGAATCACCGGATAGCAGATTCAACAAAAGCGTGAGAAGGGTGCTTTATCCAAACGCCAACCAAGACAGTCTTTTGAGGAAGTATGTCAATTTGGATGGCTTGACACCAGATCAGCTGAGCCTCGATATGTTCTCTTCCAGAGAGCTGACAGATCAATCGCTTGTAGGCTATAGAGGATATGATTATCTGGGTAATAAATTGTCCAGAAATGTCAAATTTGATGATTTCTTTAAGGTGAATGCAGACGGAACAAGAGACTACAAGGTAGCTGCAAACGCCCCGGTTTATGCAGCAGGTTATGTTCAGGATAAATTTTCTTACAAAGACATTATTTTCAGAGCCGGAATTCGAGTGGATTATTATGATGCCAATACGAAGGTGATCAAGGACCAATATTCTTTGTACGATATCCTCGGAGCGAAAGTTTTTCATGCCAAGGAAGGCACCGTAAAACCGGGAACGATCGGCGATGACTTCAAGGTATATCTATCTAAAGAAGGTAGTTCGGATGTTAAGGCTTATCGTGATGGTGACCAATGGTATTTTCCTAATGGCGCCAAAGCGAATTCATCAAGTTTGATTTATGGAGAAAACAATAACGTAACACCGGCGTATTTTCAACCGGCGGATTCTCTCAGAACAATTAGAGGGTCTTATTTTAAGCCGGAAAATTCTTTTGAAGACTATACTCCGCAAATCAACTTGATGCCAAGGCTAGCGTTTTCATTCCCCATTTCAGATGATGCAAACTTCTTTGCCCACTATGACATTTTAGTTCAGAGACCAACTTCCAATAGTTTTGTTTCCCCACTGGATTATTTTTATTGGGATATCTCAGGTAGAACACCGGCAGACAACGGAAGATTGAAACCGAGCAAAACAGTAGATTATGAAGTTGGATTCCAACAAAAAATAACTAACTCCTCTGCAATAAAACTTTCGGCATATTATAAGGAGTTAAGAGACATGATCCAACGTACCACCTTGAGCAAAGTAGCAGGTGTAGGAACCTATGACACTTATGGCAATCTCGATTTTGGTACAGTAAAAGGATTCAATTTTAGTTATGATCTAAGACGTGTAGTAAACTTTTCGTTTAATGCTGCTTATACATTACAGTTTGCTGATGGAACAGGTTCTGACCCGAACTCTCAGCGAGGACTTACCGGAAAAGGTATAAATATCAGAAATATTTTCCCTTTCAACTTTGACGAAAGGCACCGTTTTGCATTTACGTTCGACTATCGTTATGACGAGGGTAAAAAGTACAATGGACCGCGCCTTTTTGGTAAAAACATATTTGCTAATGCAGGAATCAATCTTCAATTAATTACCGCTTCAGGACGGCCATATTCTCCAGGGACTACAATTACAAGATTTGGAGGAGAAGGATATTTAGGGGCAATTAACGGAGCAAGATATCCTTGGAATTACAATATAGACATCAGGGCGGACAAAAACTTTAGCTTGACCAAAGAAGGAAGCAAAAATCCCCTAAGCTTAAACATCTACCTCAGGGTACAAAATCTTCTGGATACCAGAAATGTTATCGGGGTTTATAGAGGTTCAAAAAGCGCCGCTGATGATGGCTACTTGGCCAACACCAGAGGAGTAAATGAAATCAAATCTGTAAGCAATATATACGGACAGGATCAGGTCCAGTATTTCGTGGATTCTTACAACTGGAGATTACTCAATCCGGATAATTATACTTTGCCACGTAGAATATTCGTAGGTGCAATTTTTAATTTCTAA
- a CDS encoding hydroxyacid dehydrogenase: protein MKEKSPKVLITDDVHPLLIEGLQQRGYDVEFRPDISYKETQAVIKEYNGLIINSKILCDDQFFEKASKLKWVARLGSGMEIIDMDAAEVRGISVFNTPEGNRNAVAEHAIGLLLCLYRNLLQTNQEMSNGVWLREANRGEEIAGKTIGIIGFGNTGSRFASLLSAFGAKILIFDPYKQRIDIPERFEYVMKIQAIQQEADVISLHVPLNNETKHMVDAAFIGGCERKPVLINSSRGAVVDTNALLDGLKIGFLSGACLDVFENEKPETFSASENENFKQLCDLKQVVTSPHIAGWTHQSKQKLAEWVLKKLDTLN, encoded by the coding sequence ATGAAAGAAAAATCTCCGAAAGTTCTTATAACTGACGATGTGCATCCTCTATTGATTGAGGGTCTGCAACAAAGAGGATACGATGTTGAATTTCGTCCGGACATCAGCTATAAAGAGACTCAGGCAGTAATTAAAGAATATAATGGCCTAATCATCAATAGCAAAATTTTATGCGACGATCAATTTTTTGAAAAGGCAAGCAAGCTAAAATGGGTGGCCAGATTGGGATCAGGCATGGAAATTATCGACATGGACGCTGCTGAAGTTCGAGGCATATCCGTTTTCAATACACCTGAAGGAAACCGAAATGCTGTAGCGGAACACGCGATTGGTTTACTGCTTTGTTTATACAGAAATTTATTGCAGACAAATCAGGAAATGTCAAATGGCGTGTGGTTGCGAGAAGCAAATCGTGGAGAAGAAATTGCCGGAAAAACAATAGGAATCATTGGATTTGGCAATACTGGGAGTCGATTCGCTTCCCTTTTATCAGCTTTTGGAGCAAAAATTTTGATTTTTGATCCCTACAAGCAGCGCATAGACATTCCGGAACGTTTTGAATACGTGATGAAAATACAAGCGATTCAGCAAGAAGCAGATGTAATCAGCCTACACGTTCCACTGAATAATGAAACAAAGCATATGGTTGATGCAGCGTTTATTGGCGGATGTGAGAGAAAACCGGTTTTAATAAATAGTTCCAGAGGAGCAGTGGTGGATACAAATGCGTTGTTGGATGGCCTAAAAATCGGTTTTCTTTCAGGAGCTTGTTTAGATGTCTTTGAGAATGAAAAACCAGAGACATTCAGTGCCTCTGAAAACGAGAACTTCAAGCAATTGTGTGATTTGAAGCAGGTAGTGACGAGTCCTCACATCGCGGGTTGGACACATCAATCCAAACAGAAACTTGCCGAGTGGGTCTTAAAAAAATTGGATACATTAAATTAA
- the carB gene encoding carbamoyl-phosphate synthase large subunit, translating into MPKDSSIRSVLIIGSGPIIIGQACEFDYSGTQASRSLREEGIEVSLINSNPATIMTDPITADHIYLMPLTVESIIKILEERKIDAVLPTMGGQTALNLAMEAERQNVWNRFNVKLIGVDIDAINLAEDRELFRKHVISLGIEVAPSLIANSFLEGKEAAQKIGFPLVIRPSFTLGGTGGSFVHQETAFDEALRRGLDASPTHEVLVEKAVLGWKEYELELLRDKNDNVVIICTVENLDPMGIHTGDSITVAPAMTLSDTAFQRMRNQAILMMRSMGHFAGGCNVQFALNPIDEQIIAIEINPRVSRSSALASKATGYPIAKIAAKLALGYTLDELKNQITGTTSALFEPSLDYVIVKMPRWNFEKFHGADSRLGLQMKSVGEVMAIGRSFSEALQKACQSQENDRAGLGADKKEWINTQDILERLEKVSDDRIYRVKDALRLGVPEKTIHKLTHIDPWFLREIKKLVQLEEQVQKLNVPEDIGFDLLLQLKQNGYSDAQIAWLMRLDEKDIINYRKKLNLRRKYKLVDTCAAEFEAQTPYYYSTFEEENESKRSSKKKIVVLGSGPNRIGQGIEFDYCCVHGVLAIREEGWEAIMVNCNPETVSTDFDIADKLYFEPVYWEHIEDLLDFEQPEGVIVQLGGQTALKLAEKIHNKGIPIIGTSFPDMDIAEDRGRFSDLLKEMEIPYPNYGVAMDADTALDVARSIGYPVLVRPSYVLGGQRMRIVINDTELENHVLTIFKHMPDNKVLIDHFLERAKEAEIDALCDGENVHIMGIMEHIEPAGIHSGDSSAVLPPYSLSQEAIEVMIQYAKRIALRLRIKGLINIQFAIKNNQVYVIEANPRASRTTPFIAKAYGVPYLNIATKLMMGTHKLNDFEMINKLNGYAIKVPVFSFNKFPGVDISLGPEMKSTGEAIYFIKDLYDPYFRDLDSKRYMYLAR; encoded by the coding sequence ATGCCCAAGGATAGCTCCATACGTTCTGTACTGATAATCGGAAGTGGCCCCATCATCATAGGTCAGGCTTGTGAATTTGATTATTCAGGTACTCAAGCTTCTCGTTCACTCCGAGAAGAGGGCATAGAAGTAAGCTTGATCAATTCAAATCCGGCGACTATTATGACGGATCCGATTACAGCGGACCATATCTATTTGATGCCGTTGACCGTTGAGTCCATCATTAAAATACTCGAAGAAAGAAAAATTGATGCTGTTCTGCCTACCATGGGCGGACAAACTGCCCTCAATCTTGCTATGGAAGCCGAGAGGCAAAATGTTTGGAACCGCTTTAACGTCAAATTGATAGGTGTTGATATTGATGCTATAAATCTTGCTGAAGACCGTGAATTATTCCGAAAACATGTAATCAGCCTAGGAATAGAGGTCGCACCTTCTTTGATCGCAAATTCATTTCTGGAAGGAAAAGAGGCTGCTCAAAAAATTGGCTTTCCTTTGGTCATACGACCTTCGTTTACACTCGGTGGGACAGGAGGTAGCTTTGTACATCAAGAAACTGCTTTTGACGAAGCTTTGAGACGTGGCTTGGACGCTTCTCCCACTCACGAGGTCTTGGTTGAAAAGGCCGTGCTGGGATGGAAAGAGTACGAACTGGAATTGTTGCGCGACAAAAATGACAATGTGGTCATCATCTGTACTGTGGAAAACCTCGATCCAATGGGGATTCATACAGGTGATAGTATCACAGTTGCTCCTGCGATGACCCTTTCGGATACTGCTTTTCAAAGGATGCGAAATCAAGCAATCCTGATGATGCGGTCTATGGGTCATTTTGCGGGAGGCTGCAATGTCCAATTTGCCTTAAATCCAATCGATGAACAAATCATAGCGATAGAGATCAATCCCCGTGTTTCCCGTTCCTCAGCTTTGGCTAGTAAGGCAACCGGATATCCCATCGCTAAGATTGCAGCCAAACTGGCATTGGGATATACCTTGGATGAACTGAAAAACCAAATTACAGGGACTACCAGTGCTCTTTTTGAGCCAAGCCTGGATTATGTAATTGTCAAAATGCCTCGTTGGAATTTTGAAAAATTTCATGGCGCTGATTCCCGTCTGGGTCTTCAGATGAAGTCTGTGGGTGAAGTCATGGCAATCGGAAGATCTTTTTCTGAAGCATTGCAAAAAGCCTGTCAGTCTCAGGAAAATGATCGAGCCGGTCTTGGCGCTGACAAAAAGGAATGGATCAATACACAAGATATACTAGAGCGCCTGGAGAAAGTCAGTGACGATCGGATCTACAGAGTTAAAGACGCTTTGCGTCTAGGTGTTCCGGAAAAAACAATACACAAGCTGACCCACATTGATCCTTGGTTTCTTCGCGAAATTAAAAAACTTGTACAATTGGAAGAGCAGGTCCAGAAGCTCAATGTACCTGAGGATATCGGATTCGATCTTTTGCTTCAACTCAAGCAAAATGGTTATTCTGATGCTCAAATTGCTTGGCTCATGAGGTTGGATGAAAAAGATATCATCAATTATCGAAAAAAACTCAATCTTCGTCGCAAATACAAACTCGTAGACACATGTGCTGCCGAATTTGAAGCTCAAACTCCATACTATTATTCGACATTTGAAGAAGAAAACGAAAGTAAAAGATCTTCGAAAAAGAAAATCGTAGTCCTAGGCTCGGGACCAAATAGAATTGGCCAGGGGATAGAATTTGATTACTGTTGTGTACATGGCGTTCTGGCCATACGAGAAGAAGGTTGGGAAGCCATTATGGTGAACTGTAACCCAGAAACAGTCTCTACCGATTTTGATATAGCCGACAAACTCTATTTTGAACCTGTTTATTGGGAGCATATTGAAGATCTCCTTGACTTCGAACAGCCAGAAGGTGTAATCGTCCAATTGGGTGGCCAAACAGCATTAAAGCTGGCTGAAAAAATTCACAACAAAGGAATTCCAATCATTGGCACTTCCTTTCCGGATATGGATATTGCTGAAGACCGGGGAAGGTTTTCGGATTTACTGAAAGAAATGGAAATTCCTTATCCGAATTATGGTGTAGCTATGGATGCCGACACAGCTTTGGATGTAGCTCGTAGTATCGGATATCCGGTTCTCGTTAGGCCTTCTTATGTTTTGGGTGGTCAACGCATGAGAATTGTTATCAATGACACCGAACTCGAGAATCATGTACTCACCATTTTCAAGCACATGCCGGACAATAAAGTGCTCATTGATCATTTTCTCGAAAGGGCAAAAGAAGCTGAAATAGACGCGCTTTGTGATGGAGAAAATGTCCACATCATGGGGATTATGGAGCATATTGAACCTGCCGGTATTCACTCCGGCGACAGCTCAGCGGTGCTCCCTCCTTATAGTTTGAGCCAAGAAGCGATTGAAGTGATGATACAGTACGCCAAGAGAATTGCATTGCGCCTTCGTATTAAAGGATTGATCAATATTCAATTTGCTATTAAGAACAATCAAGTTTATGTTATAGAGGCAAATCCTCGTGCTTCCAGAACGACACCATTTATCGCAAAAGCTTATGGTGTCCCTTATTTAAATATTGCTACTAAATTAATGATGGGTACACATAAACTAAATGATTTTGAAATGATCAATAAGCTTAATGGCTATGCGATCAAAGTACCTGTCTTTTCATTCAACAAGTTCCCTGGTGTAGATATTAGTTTAGGTCCTGAAATGAAATCTACAGGAGAGGCAATTTATTTTATCAAGGATCTTTATGATCCCTATTTCAGGGACCTCGACAGCAAGCGCTATATGTACTTAGCGCGGTAA
- a CDS encoding T9SS type A sorting domain-containing protein yields MLQKLLLFVLLLSGILIHAQSSSWRLVSSGGTNRSFPDGHIHSTLGQISNQTFANAYSGFQFLFDPASTSVKDLQKFNFDILCYPNPSMKILNIQSVKEILAEGVLHDALGNVFYRFQINGNRSSIPVSEIPSGEYFITLYNTTHYFSKPIIVQH; encoded by the coding sequence ATGCTCCAAAAGCTACTCCTTTTCGTATTGTTGTTATCCGGCATACTTATACATGCACAATCCTCGTCATGGAGATTAGTCTCCAGTGGCGGGACCAACAGGTCCTTTCCCGATGGACACATCCATTCTACTTTGGGCCAGATATCGAATCAAACATTTGCAAATGCATATTCCGGATTCCAATTTTTATTTGATCCGGCATCGACCTCTGTAAAAGATTTGCAAAAATTCAATTTTGACATCTTGTGTTATCCCAACCCGTCGATGAAAATTCTGAATATTCAAAGCGTTAAAGAGATTCTGGCAGAAGGTGTTTTGCATGACGCACTCGGAAATGTATTCTATAGATTTCAAATTAATGGAAACCGAAGTTCGATTCCTGTTTCAGAAATTCCTTCTGGAGAATACTTTATTACTTTATATAACACCACGCATTATTTTTCAAAGCCCATCATTGTACAACATTAA
- a CDS encoding tail fiber domain-containing protein produces the protein MKKFFFTLLLFYFFFSLASAQSPKSFNYQIVLTDNANKPIKNQAVSFRAAIIREDQNGQKFSVYSEEYNGIFTSELGQLNLSIGNGQNQNGSIQNINWSDGKYYLRTDVNTGSGFVNLGEIPFQSVPYSLFAEQAKNGVNNLSYNTGNHTLTINNTNVDLTELKNDNDADPTNEIQRLELINNNELRISGGNSVILPQNGLGDNWGTQTVQTQSTLTGNGTAGSPLGVANNSLLKSKFSSSGANHNDAFIYDANTNQWEIRKPVVLNQGPGIKILSTSNGPLSFFISAEDESPSNELQTLSFNQASKVLSLSPSGGSVDLSSLGGGSSFWTNSGTNIYSSNSGNVGIGTSSPIKKLHIVGNGLRISSGFQHFDISTRSNGQIAFEANGTTGDNTMVIDDDTRSVNIGTDVVSSGFKLNVVGKAKFQSGVFFGNTEGFTDGGTNIINLNANLKPDLDNSRDLGTSTVRFNDLFLGGKITFGSVEYFQDGGDATIQTNSSFIPFSNNTRDLGKSTLRWRDVWCSRNAFNGSDIRMKRDIKPLNYGLNEVSKMKVYSYRWKEENMDDGYRALGVLAQELKEIIPELTRQGTKEEDFMSVNYIGLIPVLIKAVQEQQSEIEELKQQQSLITSLTPEEIILLKKLISEKK, from the coding sequence ATGAAAAAATTTTTTTTTACATTATTATTATTTTACTTTTTTTTCAGCTTAGCATCTGCGCAAAGTCCCAAATCATTTAATTATCAAATTGTGCTCACCGACAATGCCAACAAGCCAATAAAAAATCAAGCAGTCAGCTTCCGCGCAGCAATTATAAGAGAGGACCAGAATGGACAAAAATTCAGCGTATACAGTGAAGAATATAATGGAATTTTCACCAGCGAATTAGGCCAATTAAATCTATCTATAGGAAATGGACAAAATCAAAATGGTTCTATTCAAAATATCAACTGGTCGGATGGAAAATATTACCTGAGAACAGATGTCAATACCGGATCCGGATTTGTAAATCTTGGTGAAATTCCTTTTCAAAGTGTGCCCTATTCACTGTTTGCAGAGCAAGCAAAGAATGGAGTTAATAATTTAAGTTATAACACCGGAAATCATACTCTCACTATAAATAATACAAACGTGGATCTCACTGAATTAAAAAATGATAATGATGCTGACCCCACCAACGAAATACAAAGATTGGAACTTATCAATAACAACGAGCTACGTATAAGCGGTGGAAACTCCGTCATACTTCCTCAAAATGGTCTAGGTGATAACTGGGGGACACAGACAGTGCAAACACAAAGTACATTGACAGGAAATGGAACCGCAGGGAGTCCGCTGGGAGTAGCAAATAATTCTTTACTCAAATCTAAATTCAGTTCAAGTGGCGCAAACCATAATGACGCCTTTATTTATGATGCCAATACTAACCAATGGGAAATCCGAAAACCTGTTGTTTTGAACCAAGGACCCGGAATCAAAATTCTATCTACTAGCAACGGGCCACTGAGTTTTTTCATTTCAGCTGAAGACGAAAGTCCGAGCAATGAATTGCAAACTCTTTCTTTCAATCAGGCATCAAAGGTGCTTTCTTTATCGCCAAGTGGTGGTAGTGTGGATCTTAGCTCTCTGGGAGGAGGATCTTCATTCTGGACGAATTCAGGTACAAATATTTATAGTAGTAATTCCGGAAATGTGGGCATAGGCACCTCATCGCCAATAAAAAAATTACATATTGTCGGCAATGGTTTAAGAATTAGCAGCGGGTTTCAACATTTTGATATATCCACAAGATCCAATGGGCAGATAGCATTTGAGGCAAATGGAACTACAGGAGATAATACAATGGTAATCGATGATGACACCCGAAGTGTCAATATCGGTACTGATGTAGTCTCCTCCGGATTTAAACTAAATGTAGTAGGAAAAGCAAAATTTCAAAGTGGCGTATTTTTTGGAAACACAGAAGGATTTACGGACGGCGGTACAAACATTATCAACCTAAATGCGAATCTGAAACCCGACCTTGACAATTCGAGAGATCTGGGTACAAGCACAGTTCGTTTCAATGATTTGTTTCTTGGAGGAAAAATAACCTTTGGTTCTGTCGAGTATTTTCAGGATGGTGGAGATGCCACGATTCAAACGAACTCTTCATTTATACCTTTTAGCAACAATACCAGAGATCTCGGCAAGTCGACTCTTCGCTGGCGTGATGTTTGGTGTTCCAGAAATGCATTTAATGGTTCTGATATTCGAATGAAGAGAGACATTAAGCCATTGAATTACGGGTTGAATGAAGTTTCAAAGATGAAAGTGTACTCATACCGATGGAAGGAGGAAAATATGGATGATGGTTATAGGGCATTAGGTGTTTTAGCCCAGGAATTAAAAGAAATCATCCCTGAACTTACTCGTCAAGGTACAAAAGAAGAGGATTTTATGTCTGTTAATTATATTGGTTTGATTCCTGTATTGATAAAAGCCGTTCAGGAACAACAATCAGAAATTGAGGAACTGAAACAACAGCAGTCGTTAATAACCAGCCTGACTCCAGAAGAAATTATATTATTAAAGAAATTGATCTCTGAAAAGAAATAA
- a CDS encoding DUF3575 domain-containing protein: protein MRKLTIFFLFFVLAKSASAQFDLTINPVSLLFSSVDISGEYGIKPSFGLEGTLGYDYGGYSVGDVDVKNQGIGIRLIGKYYFNPNRNIDKFNIGPYVKFATRKGKYEDGVSTSNITNTRFAVGFYVGYKWVSAGRFVFELGLGAGRAFVNKYSSEDESIELGDFPLLNIDATGKLAIGYRF, encoded by the coding sequence ATGCGTAAACTAACTATTTTTTTTCTGTTTTTTGTGCTCGCCAAGTCAGCTAGCGCTCAATTTGATCTTACGATCAATCCCGTGAGTCTGCTGTTTAGCAGTGTAGATATCAGTGGTGAATATGGTATCAAACCTTCATTTGGACTTGAGGGAACTTTGGGTTATGATTATGGAGGGTATTCTGTAGGCGATGTCGATGTAAAAAACCAAGGCATAGGCATCAGGTTAATTGGCAAATATTATTTTAACCCAAACAGGAATATTGATAAATTTAATATAGGACCTTACGTAAAATTTGCTACAAGAAAAGGTAAATATGAAGATGGTGTTTCCACTTCTAACATAACAAATACTAGATTTGCAGTAGGATTTTATGTTGGCTATAAATGGGTTTCTGCTGGAAGATTTGTTTTTGAACTTGGACTTGGAGCTGGTCGTGCTTTTGTAAATAAATATTCTTCAGAAGATGAATCAATTGAACTGGGCGATTTCCCTCTGTTAAACATAGATGCTACTGGAAAATTAGCAATAGGATACCGTTTCTAA
- a CDS encoding PQQ-like beta-propeller repeat protein — protein sequence MISLFNYTDKNWVYEYKKITNLESYALPCVDIQNNKIYHDGASHVFCNDLWTGDSIWTQEFKGNFLFGSCTYDQGTLYAAAEGDGYYALDAETGAIKWKGERAPGTSSRMVVLNGVLYYINGGDGRLWALDLATGKTLWRLKSPDGYSFKREINVMQGDGERKRYVLTSTWHGACAYEAEQ from the coding sequence TTGATAAGTTTGTTTAATTACACAGATAAAAACTGGGTGTATGAATACAAGAAAATTACCAATCTAGAGTCCTATGCTTTGCCATGTGTAGATATTCAAAACAATAAAATTTATCACGATGGAGCAAGTCATGTATTCTGCAATGATCTTTGGACAGGAGATAGCATTTGGACTCAAGAGTTCAAGGGTAATTTTCTGTTTGGAAGTTGTACTTATGATCAAGGCACTCTTTATGCAGCCGCCGAAGGCGACGGCTATTACGCTTTAGATGCGGAGACCGGAGCGATCAAGTGGAAGGGAGAACGTGCGCCGGGCACAAGCAGTAGAATGGTTGTATTGAATGGAGTGTTGTATTACATCAATGGAGGCGATGGACGACTATGGGCTCTGGATTTAGCTACAGGCAAGACATTATGGCGACTCAAAAGTCCCGACGGCTATAGTTTCAAGCGAGAGATCAATGTGATGCAGGGAGATGGCGAGAGAAAGAGATATGTCCTCACGAGCACATGGCATGGAGCCTGTGCGTATGAGGCGGAACAATGA